GTTAACCAATTGGGCATTCCCGCGGGCTTCCATCCCTTCAACGCGACCACGACGAGCCGTGATTTGTCCCATAACATCGCCAAGATATTCTTCAGGGGCAACCACTTCAACGTGCATGATCGGTTCAAGGATAACCGCGCCGGCACTCTTCGAGGCATTCTTCAATGCCATAGAAGCAGCCACTTTGAAGGCAGCTTCAGAAGAATCGACTTCATGGTAAGAACCATCATAAAGCTTAGCCTTAACGTCGATTAATGGATAACCGGCGAGGACACCATTTGCCATGGCTTCCTTCAGACCTTGCTCAACAGCTGGGATGTATTCACGAGGAACAACACCACCGACAATGGCATTTTCAAATTCAAAGCCTTTGCCTTCTTCGTTTGGACTGAATTCAATCCAAACATCACCATACTGACCTTTACCACCAGACTGACGAACGAACTTACCTTGCGCGGAAGTTTCTTTAGTGAAGGTTTCGCGATAAGCAACTTGTGGTTCACCAACCTTAGCAGCAACCTTGAATTCACGCTTCAGACGATCAACCATGATGTCCAAATGTAATTCGCCCATGCCAGCGATTAATGTTTCGCCAGTTTCAGGGTTGGTTTCAGCTTTGAATGTTGGATCTTCTTCAGAAAGCTTTTGTAAGCCGACATCCAGCTTATCTTGGTCTTCTTTAGAGTCGGGTTCGATGGAAACTTGAATAACCGGATCAGGCACATCCAGAGATTCAAGAATCAGCGGGTGGTCAACATCAGTCAAGGAATCACCAGTAGTGGTGTTCTTGAGACCGATAGCAGCCGCGATATCACCAGAGAAAACTTCAGGGATTTCTTCACGGTGATTACTGTGCATTTGCAACAGACGACCAACACGTTCGCGGTTATCTTTAGTTGCGTTCAGCACGTAAGAACCGGCTTCAAGCGTCCCACTATAAACCCGGATGTAGGTTAGACGGCCAACGAACGGGTCAGTCGCAACCTTGAAGGCCAAGGCAGCAAACGGCTTGTCGTCGCCAGCGGTCAATTCAACTGCATCGCCAGTGTCAGGATCGGTCGCATGATATGGCCGAACATCAAGTGGTGATGGCAAGTAATCGATCACAGCATCCAACAACATCTGAACACCCTTGTTCTTGAAGGCAGAACCAGCCAAAACTGGGTAGAATTCCAAGTTGATGGTTGCTTTACGGATCGCAGCCTTCAATTCAGCATTGGAAATCTCTTCACCTTCAAGGTACTTGTCCATGATGCCGTCGTCAACGTCAGCAACGGCTTCGATCAAGTCGTTATGCGCTTTTTGAGCAGCTTCCTTGTAGTCATCCGGAACATCTACAGTGTCCCACTTGGTACCCAATTCATCTTCGTCATACAAATCGGCCTTCATTTCGATCAGGTCAATGACCCCTTCGAACTTATCTTCGGCACCGATCGGCATCTGAACGGCGTGAGCGTTAGCCTGAAGCCGATCATGCAATGTCGTCATCGAATAATCGAAGTCGGCACCGATCTTATCCATTTTGTTGACGAAAACCAACCGCGGAACGCCGTATGTCGTTGCTTGACGCCAAACGTTTTCGGTCTGCGGCTCAACACCGGATTGGGCATCCAAAACGGTGATCGCACCATCCAGCACACGCAGGGAACGTTCAACTTCAATCGTGAAGTCCACGTGTCCTGGGGTGTCAATGATATTGACCCGGTGATCCTTCCAGAAAGCCGTAGTAGCAGCACTGGTGATGGTGATCCCACGTTCCTGTTCCTGTGGCATCCAGTCCATCTGTGAAGCCCCTTCATGAGTTTCACCGATTTTATGAATTTTACCGGTATAATACAAAATCCGTTCAGTCGTGGTCGTTTTACCGGCATCGATGTGAGCCATGATCCCGATATTACGGGTACGGTCTAACGGAAATTCACGTTTGTTGGCCATGTGGCGTATTGCTCCTCTCTTGTTTCAACTGGCTTTATACAAAGAATGGCTACTATATACCAAGCCGCGGATATAATAGCCAAATCATCTTACCAACGATAATGTGCAAATGCCCGGTTGGCATCTGCCATCTTGTGGGTATCTTCACGCTTCTTCACTGCGGCACCGGTGTTGTTAGCGGCGTCCATGATTTCTTTAGCCAAGCGTTCGTCCATCGTATGTTCACCGCGTTGACGGGAATACTGAACGATCCACCGTAGGCCCAAGGTGGTCCGACGATCCGGACGAACTTCGATCGGCACTTGGTAGTTAGAACCACCGATACGGCGAGCTTTAACTTCCAAGACCGGCATAACGTTTTTCATTGCTTCTTCAAAAACGTCCAATGGTTCGTTCCCGGTTTGTTTCTTAATCATATCAAATGCATCATATAAAATAGTTGATGCCTTCCCGCGCTTACCATCAATCATTAAGTGGTTGATCAAGCGAGTTACCAGCTTTGAATTGTAAACTGGATCAGGTAAAACATCACGTTTTGCGACACTGCCTTTACGTGGCATGCACTTTGCCTCCTCTTAAACGCGCTCGCTGACGCAAAAACCTGCACATAAGGACCTTGGTCGCAATGGTCAAAAACCGACCGTCACGCCTAAGCCCACTTATGCTCCGGTTTCTACCGCGCCAGCTCACGCTCTGTCTATACCGCACATAGCGGATCTAAAAATTTTTAATAGCGATCTTTAATGTTGATCGTGAATTACTTCTTCTTAGGGCGCTTTGCACCGTACTTGGAGCGACCCTGCATCCGGCCGTCAACACCAGCCGTATCAAGCGCACCACGAACAATGTGATAACGAACCCCTGGCAAGTCCTTAACACGGCCGCCACGGATCAAGACAACACTATGTTCTTGCAAGTTATGGCCAATACCCGGAATGTAAGCTGTCACTTCAATTAAGTTAGACAGACGAACACGGGCATATTTCCGCAATGCGGAGTTTGGCTTCTTCGGTGTCATGGTACCGACACGAGTTGCCACCCCACGTTTTTGCGGTGCTGGGTTATTGGTAAGGCTCTTCTTCTTGCTGTTGTAACCGAAGTTCAACGCAGGAGAGTCTGACTTGGTTGAAATTGATTTACGACCTTGGCGAACTAATTGATTAATAGTAGGCATTAAGCTTCTCCTTCCTTAATTTACATCATTTTATAAGTCCACACATCCAGGCGGTTCATTTTTCCTGATAAAAAAATGGCCAACCGAACGGCAACGGCTCTTAACCCAGTCAGCACGTCCGGGCAACCCGAATAAACTGGAAAAAAGCACCTTTGATAGTGTACTATCCTTTGCGGCTGAGTGTCAAGAGAAAAAGAAAGAGCGGGGTGACTCGCGCGACAAACTCAAAGATTTGTATTAGTTCTATTTGAGTCGCGTGTTCTCGATTGTCCGAGTTGGCTACGCGGCGAGGGGGTCTGGCGACCGCGAAGCTAGAGCTGTGGGCACAGCTTTGAACTCGCGCAAAGCCCGCACGATTTCAAAGTCTGGCCTTGTTCTAAAACGGGAAAACCACCCGTTTAAGAACAATATCACGGCTGAGCCCCCTCGCCGCTCCGCCAGCTCTCATGGCTCTATTCTTGAATTCATACCTTTTAAGATCAGCATCCCCCGACTTTAGTTC
This genomic window from Lacticaseibacillus paracasei subsp. paracasei contains:
- the fusA gene encoding elongation factor G, which encodes MANKREFPLDRTRNIGIMAHIDAGKTTTTERILYYTGKIHKIGETHEGASQMDWMPQEQERGITITSAATTAFWKDHRVNIIDTPGHVDFTIEVERSLRVLDGAITVLDAQSGVEPQTENVWRQATTYGVPRLVFVNKMDKIGADFDYSMTTLHDRLQANAHAVQMPIGAEDKFEGVIDLIEMKADLYDEDELGTKWDTVDVPDDYKEAAQKAHNDLIEAVADVDDGIMDKYLEGEEISNAELKAAIRKATINLEFYPVLAGSAFKNKGVQMLLDAVIDYLPSPLDVRPYHATDPDTGDAVELTAGDDKPFAALAFKVATDPFVGRLTYIRVYSGTLEAGSYVLNATKDNRERVGRLLQMHSNHREEIPEVFSGDIAAAIGLKNTTTGDSLTDVDHPLILESLDVPDPVIQVSIEPDSKEDQDKLDVGLQKLSEEDPTFKAETNPETGETLIAGMGELHLDIMVDRLKREFKVAAKVGEPQVAYRETFTKETSAQGKFVRQSGGKGQYGDVWIEFSPNEEGKGFEFENAIVGGVVPREYIPAVEQGLKEAMANGVLAGYPLIDVKAKLYDGSYHEVDSSEAAFKVAASMALKNASKSAGAVILEPIMHVEVVAPEEYLGDVMGQITARRGRVEGMEARGNAQLVNSMVPLAEMFGYATTLRSATQGRGTFTMTFDHYEAVPKSIQAEIIKKNGGGVATKD
- the rpsG gene encoding 30S ribosomal protein S7; the protein is MPRKGSVAKRDVLPDPVYNSKLVTRLINHLMIDGKRGKASTILYDAFDMIKKQTGNEPLDVFEEAMKNVMPVLEVKARRIGGSNYQVPIEVRPDRRTTLGLRWIVQYSRQRGEHTMDERLAKEIMDAANNTGAAVKKREDTHKMADANRAFAHYRW
- the rpsL gene encoding 30S ribosomal protein S12 encodes the protein MPTINQLVRQGRKSISTKSDSPALNFGYNSKKKSLTNNPAPQKRGVATRVGTMTPKKPNSALRKYARVRLSNLIEVTAYIPGIGHNLQEHSVVLIRGGRVKDLPGVRYHIVRGALDTAGVDGRMQGRSKYGAKRPKKK